One part of the Vitis riparia cultivar Riparia Gloire de Montpellier isolate 1030 chromosome 6, EGFV_Vit.rip_1.0, whole genome shotgun sequence genome encodes these proteins:
- the LOC117916078 gene encoding (S)-8-oxocitronellyl enol synthase CYC2 — translation MALEAAGANHVAIIFGVTGLVGKELARILASKKTWKVYGVARKPGIISFRDQHPDCHFISCDLLNPLEAQQKFSSLRDVTHVFWVTWASQFPLDSEECCEQNKAMMGNALNALLPVAEKLRHVSLQTGTKHYVSLQGPFDKGEVCYYDEESPRASGGNNFYYALEDLLRERLAGKVAWSVHRPGLIMGSSQRTLFNFMGSLCVYGAICKHLNLPFVFGGTRESWEEAYVDGSDARLVAEQHIWAATNEEIYPTDGQAFNAINGTGFTWKEIWPAVGLKLGVEVPQDMFSEEFSLLEAMADKEGVWKEIVLKAGLLQTEMRDLANWAFMDMLFRCPVKMLGTRDKADGLGFTVRYQTLDSILYWIDFMRKEKLIP, via the coding sequence ATGGCCCTTGAAGCAGCCGGGGCTAACCATGTTGCCATCATCTTCGGAGTTACTGGGCTTGTTGGGAAGGAACTGGCCAGGATCCTAGCGTCGAAAAAGACATGGAAAGTTTATGGAGTGGCGCGGAAACCCGGGATCATATCCTTCCGGGATCAACATCCCGACTGCCATTTCATCTCATGTGACCTGCTAAACCCTTTGGAGGCTCAACAGAAGTTCTCTTCGCTACGAGACGTGACCCATGTGTTTTGGGTCACTTGGGCTAGCCAGTTTCCACTGGATAGCGAAGAGTGTTGTGAGCAGAACAAGGCCATGATGGGGAATGCCTTGAATGCTCTACTCCCCGTAGCCGAGAAGTTAAGGCATGTTTCCCTTCAGACAGGGACTAAGCATTATGTATCGCTGCAAGGGCCTTTTGATAAAGGAGAGGTTTGTTACTATGATGAGGAGAGCCCAAGAGCGAGCGGAGGTAATAATTTTTACTACGCTCTTGAGGATCTGCTCAGGGAGAGACTCGCTGGTAAGGTGGCTTGGTCGGTGCACCGGCCTGGTCTGATAATGGGCAGTTCTCAGAGGACTCTGTTCAACTTCATGGGCAGTTTGTGTGTGTACGGAGCCATTTGTAAGCATCTGAATCTTCCCTTTGTGTTTGGAGGGACAAGGGAGAGTTGGGAAGAGGCTTACGTTGATGGCTCCGATGCCCGGTTAGTAGCGGAACAGCACATTTGGGCAGCCACCAATGAGGAAATATACCCCACCGATGGCCAAGCGTTCAACGCCATCAATGGTACGGGTTTCACTTGGAAGGAGATATGGCCGGCTGTTGGATTGAAGCTGGGTGTGGAAGTTCCTCAAGACATGTTCTCGGAGGAGTTTTCGTTGTTGGAAGCCATGGCCGACAAGGAAGGAGTTTGGAAAGAGATTGTTTTGAAAGCGGGGCTGCTTCAGACAGAGATGAGAGACCTGGCTAATTGGGCATTCATGGACATGTTGTTCCGGTGCCCTGTGAAAATGCTGGGAACCCGAGACAAAGCCGATGGGCTTGGTTTCACAGTGAGGTATCAGACACTGGATTCAATCTTGTATTGGATAGATTTCATGAGAAAAGAGAAACTGATACCTTAG